In Salinibacterium sp. ZJ70, one DNA window encodes the following:
- the thrS gene encoding threonine--tRNA ligase has translation MSAQTGFDLFPDRSVVAIRVNGELKDKATTVTETDVVEPVEVTSPDGLNILRHSTAHVLAQAVQRINPEAKLGIGPPVTDGFYYDFDVETPFTPEDLTAIEKEMDRIIRSGQRFQRRVVTDDEARAELANEPYKLELIGLKGAAADGKDGESVEVGAGELTIYDNIDREGNVAWKDLCRGPHVPNTGALGHHKLMRNAAAYWRGSEKNKQLQRIYGTAWPTKDELRAYTQRLEEAAKRDHRKLGVELDLFSFPDEIGSGLAVFHPKGGIIRYEMEEYLRRQLLAHGYELVNSPHITKGQLFETSGHLQWYKDGMFPAMHLDEETDADGNVTKQGQDYYLKPMNCPFHNLIFRARGRSYRELPLRLAEFGTVYRYEKSGTLSGLTRVRGLTQDDAHVYVTQEQVKDELTRQLEFVLETLRGYGLDDFYLELSTKDPEKFVGSDEQWEVATETLREVAEASGLELVPDPGGAAFYGPKISVQARDAIGRTWQLSTVQLDFNQPERFELEYTGSDGQKHQPIMIHRALLGSIERFFAILLEHYAGAFPAWLAPVQVVGVPVANEFADYLGGIIDQLKADGVRAELDASDDRMQKKIRNWTTQKVPFQLIAGAQDRDAGTVSFRFRDGRQDNGIPVDEAIRRIREAIDTHAQV, from the coding sequence ATGAGCGCCCAGACCGGCTTCGACCTGTTCCCCGACCGCTCCGTCGTCGCGATCCGCGTCAACGGCGAGCTGAAGGACAAGGCCACGACCGTCACCGAGACGGACGTCGTCGAGCCCGTCGAGGTGACGTCGCCTGACGGCCTGAACATCCTGCGTCACTCCACGGCGCACGTGCTCGCCCAGGCGGTGCAGCGCATCAATCCGGAGGCCAAGCTCGGCATCGGCCCGCCCGTCACCGACGGCTTCTACTACGACTTCGACGTCGAGACCCCGTTCACCCCGGAGGACCTCACGGCGATCGAGAAGGAGATGGACCGCATCATCCGCTCCGGCCAGCGCTTCCAGCGTCGAGTCGTGACCGACGATGAGGCGCGCGCGGAGCTCGCGAACGAGCCCTACAAGCTCGAGCTCATCGGCCTCAAGGGCGCGGCAGCCGATGGCAAGGACGGCGAGTCCGTCGAGGTCGGCGCGGGCGAGCTCACCATCTACGACAACATCGACCGCGAAGGCAACGTGGCGTGGAAGGACCTCTGCCGTGGTCCGCACGTGCCCAACACCGGCGCCCTCGGACACCACAAGCTGATGCGCAACGCCGCCGCGTACTGGCGCGGCAGCGAGAAGAACAAGCAGCTGCAGCGCATCTACGGCACGGCATGGCCCACCAAGGACGAGCTGCGCGCCTACACCCAGCGCCTCGAGGAGGCCGCCAAGCGCGACCACCGCAAGCTCGGCGTCGAGCTGGACCTCTTCAGCTTCCCCGACGAGATCGGCTCGGGGCTCGCCGTCTTCCACCCCAAGGGCGGGATCATCCGCTACGAGATGGAGGAGTACCTGCGCCGGCAGCTGCTCGCGCACGGCTACGAGCTCGTCAACTCGCCGCACATCACCAAGGGTCAGCTGTTCGAGACGAGCGGCCACCTGCAGTGGTACAAGGACGGCATGTTCCCGGCGATGCACCTCGATGAGGAGACCGACGCCGACGGCAACGTCACCAAGCAGGGCCAGGACTACTACCTGAAGCCCATGAACTGCCCGTTCCACAACCTGATCTTCCGCGCCCGCGGGCGCTCGTACCGCGAGCTGCCGCTTCGCCTCGCCGAGTTCGGCACCGTGTACCGCTACGAGAAGAGCGGCACGCTCTCGGGTCTCACCCGCGTGCGCGGCCTCACCCAGGACGACGCCCACGTGTACGTCACGCAGGAGCAGGTCAAGGATGAGCTCACCCGCCAGCTCGAGTTCGTGCTCGAGACGCTGCGCGGCTACGGACTCGACGACTTCTACCTCGAACTGTCGACGAAGGATCCGGAGAAGTTCGTCGGATCCGACGAGCAGTGGGAGGTCGCGACCGAGACCCTGCGCGAGGTCGCCGAGGCCTCAGGTCTCGAGCTCGTTCCCGACCCGGGCGGCGCGGCCTTCTACGGCCCGAAGATCTCGGTGCAGGCACGGGACGCGATCGGCCGCACCTGGCAGCTCTCGACCGTGCAGCTCGACTTCAACCAGCCCGAGCGCTTCGAGCTCGAGTACACCGGATCCGATGGGCAGAAGCACCAGCCCATCATGATCCACCGTGCCCTTCTCGGCTCGATCGAGCGGTTCTTCGCGATCCTGCTCGAGCACTACGCGGGTGCCTTCCCGGCGTGGCTCGCGCCCGTGCAGGTGGTGGGCGTTCCCGTCGCGAACGAGTTCGCTGACTACCTCGGCGGCATCATCGACCAGCTGAAGGCCGACGGCGTGCGCGCCGAGCTCGACGCGAGCGACGACCGCATGCAGAAGAAGATCCGCAACTGGACGACCCAGAAGGTGCCCTTCCAGCTGATCGCGGGTGCCCAGGACCGCGACGCGGGCACGGTGAGCTTCCGCTTCCGCGACGGCCGCCAGGACAACGGCATCCCCGTCGATGAGGCGATCCGCCGCATCCGCGAGGCGATCGACACGCACGCGCAGGTCTGA